One region of Primulina tabacum isolate GXHZ01 chromosome 17, ASM2559414v2, whole genome shotgun sequence genomic DNA includes:
- the LOC142531588 gene encoding small ribosomal subunit protein eS12-like has protein sequence MSGEDAPVVEAAAPALGEPMDIMTALQLVLRKSRAHGGLARGLHEAAKIIEKHAAQLCVLAEDCDQPDYVKLVKALCADHNVSLISVPNAKTLGEWSGLCKIDSEGKARKVVGCACVVVKDYGEESEGLHIVQEYVKSH, from the exons TGAGGATGCTCCGGTTGTGGAAGCTGCAGCCCCTGCTCTTGGGGAGCCTATGGATATAATGACAGCTTTGCAACTGGTGCTTCGGAAGTCTCGTGCTCATGGTGGGCTTGCTCGAGGGCTTCATGAAGCTGCCAAAATTATTGAGAAACATGCTGCCCAACTTTGTGTTCTAGCAGAGGACTGTGACCAACCAGATTATGTTAAACTGGTTAAAGCTCTGTGTGCTGATCATAACGTTAGCTTGATTTCGGTTCCAAATGCTAAAACCCTGGGCGAATGGTCTGGA CTTTGCAAGATCGATTCTGAAGGAAAAGCAAGGAAGGTGGTTGGCTGCGCCTGCGTTGTTGTGAAG GACTATGGTGAAGAAAGCGAGGGCCTTCATATAGTTCAAGAGTATGTGAAATCCCATTAG
- the LOC142531042 gene encoding serine/threonine-protein kinase-like protein At5g23170, protein MIGGEILEKMNDFDFEELEAATENLSPSNLISKGSHGKVYRGILNNGKHLAIKKQSSGLQGSLKIENEARMLSSIHQNSCLVEFLGISHDGSDNKLIVMEHMPNGTLHELLHSPAVPPPTWRKRLDIAVRVAIGVRFLHESNHPLIVHRDIKSTNILLDSRWDAKLADFGLSVFLAGDNSSTLPAGTIGYLDPNYNTPCKLSTKIDVFSHGVVLLELISCREVMDVRKSPASIVDWAVPLIKQGRFLEVCDKRTRLQPHLDHKIKCLLSLATRCVFPVESLRPSMSEIVATLEDPMPEPIRFPLTMINFIRRAIRNTRKRNSSIALIKGTETHNERKRIIAKKLIFMVTTKNIGGERVIKQIISLD, encoded by the coding sequence ATGATAGGAGgagaaattttggaaaaaatgaATGATTTTGATTTCGAAGAACTTGAAGCAGCAACAGAAAATTTATCTCCTTCGAATTTGATCAGTAAAGGTAGCCATGGAAAAGTATACAGAGGTATTCTCAACAATGGCAAACATTTAGCCATCAAGAAGCAGTCCTCGGGTCTTCAAGGCAGCTTGAAAATCGAAAACGAAGCGCGAATGCTATCGTCCATCCATCAGAATTCGTGCCTCGTCGAATTTCTTGGAATCAGTCACGATGGTTCCGACAACAAACTCATCGTCATGGAACACATGCCCAACGGCACGCTACACGAGCTTCTCCACTCCCCGGCTGTGCCTCCGCCGACATGGCGAAAACGTCTAGACATCGCGGTCCGAGTGGCTATTGGGGTGCGTTTCCTGCATGAATCGAACCATCCCCTTATTGTCCATCGAGACATCAAGTCAACCAACATATTGCTCGACTCACGTTGGGATGCAAAGCTGGCTGATTTCGGGCTGTCCGTCTTTTTAGCCGGTGATAACAGCTCAACTCTACCCGCGGGTACGATAGGATACTTGGACCCTAACTACAACACTCCTTGCAAGCTGAGTACCAAGATCGATGTGTTCAGTCATGGGGTTGTGTTGCTTGAGTTGATATCGTGTAGGGAAGTGATGGATGTGCGCAAATCACCAGCCTCGATTGTGGACTGGGCTGTCCCATTGATCAAACAGGGCAGATTTCTCGAAGTTTGCGACAAACGAACACGACTGCAGCCTCACCTGGATCATAAGATCAAATGTCTGCTGAGTCTCGCAACTCGTTGTGTGTTCCCTGTCGAAAGCCTGCGTCCTTCCATGAGCGAGATCGTCGCGACATTGGAAGATCCAATGCCCGAGCCCATCCGGTTTCCCTTAACGATGATCAACTTTATTCGTCGCGCTATTCGGAACACAAGGAAGAGAAATTCGAGCATCGCATTGATCAAGGGCACGGAGACTCATAACGAACGCAAAAGAATTATCGCAAAAAAGTTAATATTCATGGTAACGACAAAAAATATCGGTGGTGAAAGAGTAATTAAACAAATTATAAGTCTCGACTAA
- the LOC142530902 gene encoding putative magnesium transporter NIPA4, whose amino-acid sequence MAALDTGTPDAMSDAYKGMSSDNIKGLVLGLSSSFFIGASFIVKKKGLKKAGASGVRAGVGGYSYLFEPLWWVGMITMIVGEIANFAAYAFAPAILVTPLGALSIIISAVLAHFILREKLHIFGILGCALCVVGSTTIVLHAPQEREIESVKDVWDLATEPAFLFYAVLVIVVVLVLIFQYIPQYGQTHILFYVGVCSLVGSLSVMSVKALGIALKLTLSGTNQLIYPQTWTFAMIVTICVLTQMNYLNKALDTFNTAVVSPIYYVMFTTFTILASVIMFKDWDRQNPTQIVTEMCGFVTILSGTFLLHKTKDIADVRLPKYADEEDGFVQEGIPLRRQESLRTS is encoded by the exons ATGGCCGCATTGGACACGGGAACGCCTGATGCAATGTCGGATGCATACAAGGGGATGTCCTCTGACAATATAAAGGGATTGGTACTAGGATTATCTTCCAGTTTCTTCATTGGCGCCAGCTTCATTGTCAAGAAGAAGGGATTAAAGAAAGCGGGTGCTTCCGGTGTCAGGGCTG GAGTTGGTGGATACTCATATCTATTCGAGCCACTCTGGTGGGTCGGCATGATAACAA TGATTGTGGGAGAAATTGCAAATTTTGCAGCTTATGCATTTGCACCAGCAATTCTTGTTACTCCACTTGGTGCACTCAGCATTATCATCAG TGCTGTACttgcgcattttattttaaGAGAGAAGCTACATATTTTTGGTATTCTTGGATGCGCTTTATGTGTTGTGGGTTCCACAACAATTGTGCTACATGCTCCACAAGAACGTGAGATCGAATCTGTAAAAGATGTGTGGGATCTCGCAACTGAGCCAG CATTTCTATTTTATGCAGTGTTAGTGATTGTGGTTGTCCTCGTTCTAATATTCCAGTATATTCCACAATATGGCCAGACACATATCTTGTTTTACGTTGGTGTTTGTTCGCTGGTTGGTTCCTTGTCG GTCATGAGTGTGAAAGCACTTGGAATTGCGTTGAAGCTGACTTTATCAGGAACGAATCAGCTAATATATCCCCAGACATGGACCTTTGCCATGATTGTGACTATTTGTGTACTTACGCAAATGAATTATCTAAATAAG GCTCTCGACACATTCAACACAGCCGTAGTTTCACCCATTTACTATGTTATGTTCACGACCTTCACTATATTGGCAAGTGTGATAATGTTCAAG GACTGGGACAGGCAAAATCCAACACAAATTGTTACAGAAATGTGCGGGTTCGTGACTATTCTTTCGGGAACATTTCTTCTTCATAAAACAAAAGACATTGCTGATG TGCGACTTCCTAAGTATGCTGATGAAGAGGATGGTTTTGTCCAAGAAGGTATCCCTCTTAGACGACAGGAATCGTTAAGAACATCGTGA
- the LOC142531992 gene encoding stromal 70 kDa heat shock-related protein, chloroplastic: MASSTAQIHALGATTHLTSSNRPNNPSKTVFFGTKLNNELSFGLNLKSKFRGGRRNFRVVAEKVVGIDLGTTNSAVAAMEGGKPTIVTNAEGQRTTPSVVAYTKAGDRLVGQIAKRQAVVNPQNTFFSVKRFIGRKMSEVDEESKQVSYNVVRDENGNVKLDCPAIGKQFAAEEISAQVLRKLVDDASKFLNDKVTKAVVTVPAYFNDSQRTATKDAGRIAGLDVLRIINEPTAASLAYGFEKKSNETILVFDLGGGTFDVSVLEVGDGVFEVLSTSGDTHLGGDDFDKRIVDWLASNFKKDEGIDLLKDKQALQRLTETAEKAKMELSSLTQTNISLPFITATADGPKHIETTITRAKFEELCSDLLDRLKTPVQNSLRDAKLSFSDIDEVILVGGSTRIPAVQELVKKLTGKDPNVTVNPDEVVALGAAVQAGVLAGDVSDIVLLDVTPLSLGLETLGGVMTKIIPRNTTLPTSKSEVFSTAADGQTSVEINVLQGEREFVRDNKSLGSFRLDGIPPAPRGVPQIEVKFDIDANGILSVAAVDKGTGKKQDITITGASTLPSDEVQRMVNEAEKFAKEDKEKRDAIDTKNQADSVVYQTEKQLKELGDKVPAPVKEKVEAKLGELKDAISRGSTQAIKDAMSALNQEVMQLGQSLYNQPGATPGAGPTPGGGASSSESSGKGPEGDVIDADFTDSK; the protein is encoded by the exons ATGGCTTCATCCACAGCTCAAATCCACGCCCTTGGGGCTACCACTCACTTAACTTCCTCAAACAGACCAAACAATCCCAGCAAGACTGTGTTTTTTGGGACGAAGCTAAACAATGAGCTGTCTTTTGGTCTCAATCTCAAAAGCAAGTTCAGGGGTGGCCGCCGTAACTTCCGAGTAGTTGCGGAGAAGGTCGTGGGGATTGATCTCGGGACGACGAATTCTGCGGTGGCGGCGATGGAGGGAGGGAAGCCGACGATCGTGACTAACGCTGAGGGTCAGCGAACTACGCCGTCTGTGGTTGCATATACGAAGGCTGGGGATAGGCTGGTTGGGCAAATTGCAAAGCGGCAGGCGGTGGTGAACCCCCAGAATACCTTCTTCTCAGTGAAAAGGTTTATCGGGAGGAAGATGTCGGAGGTGGATGAAGAGTCGAAGCAGGTTTCTTACAATGTGGTAAGGGATGAGAACGGGAATGTTAAGCTCGATTGTCCTGCAATTGGGAAACAGTTTGCTGCTGAGGAAATATCGGCTCAG GTTTTGAGGAAGCTTGTGGATGATGCTTCAAAGTTTTTGAATGACAAGGTCACTAAAGCTGTGGTCACCGTTCCTGCTTACTTCAATGATTCTCAGAGAACTGCAACCAAAGATGCTGGTCGTATCGCTGGCTTAGACGTTCTCCGTATTATAAATGAGCCCACTGCGGCATCATTGGCCTATGGTTTTGAGAAGAAAAGCAACGAAACTATTCTAGTTTTTGATCTTGGAGGCGGTACTTTTGATGTTTCAG TTCTTGAGGTTGGTGATGGTGTGTTTGAGGTGCTGTCCACTTCTGGAGATACACATCTTGGTGGTGATGACTTTGACAAG AGAATTGTTGATTGGCTtgcttcaaattttaaaaaggaTGAGGGGATAGATCTTTTGAAGGACAAACAAGCTCTTCAGCGTCTTACTGAGACAGCAGAGAAGGCTAAGATGGAATTGTCATCTTTGACGCAAACTAATATCAG TTTGCCTTTCATTACTGCCACTGCTGATGGCCCGAAACATATTGAAACAACTATTACACGTGCTAAATTTGAGGAGTTATGCTCGGATTTACTGGACAG ACTCAAAACACCTGTTCAAAATTCATTGAGGGATGCGAAGCTGTCTTTCAGTGACATTGACGAAGTTATCCTTGTTGGTGGTTCCACACGTATTCCAGCTGTCCAGGAACTTGTCAAGAAATTGACTGGAAAGGATCCAAATGTTACTGTGAACCCGGATGAAGTTGTTGCCCTTGGAGCAGCAGTTCAG GCTGGTGTTTTGGCAGGAGATGTTAGCGATATAGTCCTTCTGGATGTAACCCCACTATCTTTGGGGTTGGAAACACTTGGTGGTGTAATGACCAAGATTATTCCTAGAAATACTACTTTGCCTACTTCAAAATCAGAGGTGTTCTCGACAGCAGCTGATGGTCAGACTAGTGTTGAGATTAATGTTCTTCAAGGAGAGAGAGAGTTTGTTAGAGATAACAAATCTTTAGGCAGCTTCCGTCTTGATGGAATTCCTCCAGCCCCTCGTGGAGTTCCTCAAATTGAGGTTAAATTTGACATCGATGCAAATGGAATCCTCTCTGTCGCTGCCGTTGACAAGGGAACTGGGAAAAAGCAAGATATCACCATTACTGGTGCCAGCACATTGCCTAGTGATGAG GTGCAGAGAATGGTTAACGAAGCTGAAAAATTTGCAAAAGAAGACAAGGAGAAGAGAGATGCCATAGACACTAAAAATCAGGCTGATTCTGTAGTTTACCAGACGGAGAAGCAATTGAAGGAACTTGGAGACAAAGTTCCTGCCCCAGTAAAAGAAAAAGTTGAGGCAAAACTCGGAGAACTTAAGGATGCCATTTCTCGTGGCTCAACCCAAGCAATAAAGGATGCAATGAGTGCTCTAAATCAAGAGGTTATGCAGCTTGGCCAATCATTATACAACCAACCAGGTGCAACACCTGGTGCTGGCCCCACGCCTGGCGGCGGAGCTAGCTCTTCGGAATCATCAGGCAAGGGACCTGAAGGAGATGTCATCGATGCCGACTTCACAGACAGCAAATGA
- the LOC142531046 gene encoding chromatin structure-remodeling complex protein BSH → MKSHSPWGTSKNPVKFRIPTADNLVPIRLDIEIDGQRFRDAFIWNPSDPDSEVVVFARRTVKDLKLPPAFVTQIAQSIQTQLAEFRSYEGQDMYNGEKVVPIKLDLRVNHTLIKDHFLWDLNNFESDPEEFAKTFCKDMGIVDPEVGPAIAIAIREQLYEIAVQNVTSVRESRINKKGRKGFDYAQASKANGNAVDLFKLFGNKSSVLRKRKEWDAYEPIVDLLSNEEVDALEAKQERSNR, encoded by the exons ATGAAATCACACTCACCATGGGGAACTTCCAAGAACCCAGTCAAATTCCGGAT ACCAACTGCGGACAACCTAGTACCCATACGTCTAGACATTGAAATCGATGGTCAGAGATTTAGAGATGCTTTCATTTGGAATCCATCAG ATCCTGACTCTGAAGTGGTGGTGTTTGCTAGAAGAACAGTTAAAGACCTGAAGCTTCCTCCTGCTTTTGTCACACAGATTGCTCAGTCAATTCAA ACACAGCTGGCGGAATTTAGATCATATGAAGGGCAAGATATGTATAATGGCGAGAAAGTTGTTCCTATCAAG CTTGATCTCCGTGTTAATCACACTCTCATCAAGGACCACTTTTTATGG GATTTGAACAACTTTGAGAGTGATCCTGAAGAATTTGCAAAAACTTTCTGCAAAGACATGGGTATTGTAGACCCTGAAGTTGGA CCGGCCATTGCTATTGCTATCAGAGAGCAACTTTACGAG ATCGCTGTACAAAATGTGACTTCAGTTCGGGAAAGCAGAATAAACAAGAAAGGGCGTAAAGGGTTTGATTATGCTCAGGCCAG CAAAGCCAATGGAAATGCTGTGGACTTGTTCAAGTTATTTGGCAACAAATCGAGTGTCCTTCG AAAACGGAAAGAGTGGGATGCCTATGAACCCATTGTGGATCTCCTATCAAACGAGGAAGTGGATGCTCTTGAGGCAAAACAGGAAAGAAGTAATCGATAA
- the LOC142531599 gene encoding ras-related protein RABD1-like, with product MSNEYDYLFKLLLIGDSSVGKSCLLLRFADDSYVDSYISTIGVDFKIRTIELDGKTIKLQIWDTAGQERFRTITSSYYRGAHGIIIVYDVTEMESFNNVKQWLNEIDRYANDSVCKLLVGNKCDLVEGKVVDTATAKAFADELGIPFLETSAKDAINVEQAFLTMAGEIKKKMGNQPTTDKKSTGRVQIKGQPIEQKSNCCG from the exons ATGAGCAACGAATA CGATTACTTGTTCAAGCTTCTTTTAATCGGAGACTCCTCGGTCGGCAAGTCTTGTCTTCTTCTCAGATTCGCT GATGATTCGTACGTGGACAGTTACATTAGCACCATTGGAGTCGATTTT AAAATCAGGACAATCGAGCTGGATGGAAAGACAATCAAACTGCAAATT TGGGATACTGCTGGCCAGGAGCGGTTTCGGACTATTACTAGCAGTTACTATCGAGGAGCTCATGGGATCATT ATTGTGTATGATGTGACTGAGATGGAGAGCTTCAACAATGTTAAGCAGTGGCTTAATGAGATTGATAGATATGCAAACGATAGTGTTTGCAAGCTATTGGTCGGCAACAAATGCGATTTAGTCGAGGGCAAAGTTGTGGACACTGCGACAGCCAAG GCATTTGCGGATGAGCTTGGGATTCCTTTCCTTGAGACGAGTGCAAAAGATGCTATTAACGTGGAGCAAGCTTTCTTGACTATGGCCggtgaaatcaagaaaaa AATGGGGAACCAGCCAACTACTGACAAGAAATCAACTGGCAGAGTTCAGATAAAGGGACAACcaattgagcagaaaagtaatTGTTGTGGTTAA
- the LOC142531598 gene encoding putative serine/threonine-protein kinase At1g09600 isoform X2, translating into MLRVLKKSKIGFHFWNLKFPVKKNRGLKLLCRMGCICSKGSTDDDDNKVKNERELKKTSKKLVSSSSRNEEVVLEIDNGGNDATARLISGEHAVRSAGSTPSAWDEGNKKPMVFEKPEMAKIQRRATMEVGTRGGQPQMCRVLSIKNGIDGTQIVAGWPSWLTAVAGEAIKGWIPRKADSFEKLDKIGQGTYSSVYRARDLETEKIVALKKVRFVNMDPDSVRFMAREILILRRLDHPNIMKLEGLVTSRVSGNLYLVFEYMEHDLTGLLASPTVKFTEPQIKCYMQQLLRGLEHCHSRGVLHRDIKGSNLLIDNNGVLKIGDFGLATFFRANQKQPLTSRVVTLWYRPPELLLGATNYGVSVDLWSSGCILAELFSGKSIMTGRTEVEQLHKIFKLCGSPSEEYWKTSKLPHVTIFKPQHPYKRCVNETFKDFPPSALALVESLLAFEPECRGSTTSALQSEFFTTKPLPCDPSSLPKYPPCKEFDAKMRDEARRKGGGLESSRKTSKESKAIPPNDPNAEMQASVQARKGQSNPKSTSDKYDSEDSVSGFRIEPSRGSSNRGHATQRGTSVNLLESCKPQDTAARLSRFSNSVAARGNSQLDFSRDSSAHSHWPEHRLNTRYERINDAESSHHLHERPYLSNKNNGAMPRKEISTSYALKKTRMHYSGPLLLPGGSVEDMLKEHERQIQHAVRKARMDKNKTKGNGDYEQTDSLLEYVNNGR; encoded by the exons ATGCTGCGGGTACTCAAGAAAAGCAAAATAGGTTTTCATTTTTGGAACCTCAAGTTTCCTGTTAAGAAAAACAGGGGACTTAAACTATTGTGTAGAATGGGTTGCATTTGCTCTAAAGGCAGTACAGATGATGATGATAACAAGGTTAAGAATGAGAGAGAGTTgaaaaaaacttcaaaaaaattaGTATCTTCTTCATCAAGGAATGAGGAGGTTGTGTTGGAGATTGATAATGGAGGCAATGATGCAACCGCAAGGCTTATATCAGGAGAGCATGCTGTGAGAAGTGCCGGCTCCACCCCATCTGCGTGGGACGAGGGGAATAAGAAGCCTATGGTTTTTGAGAAACCTGAAATGGCCAAAATACAAAGACGGGCAACTATGGAGGTGGGAACACGAGGGGGGCAGCCTCAAATGTGCAGGGTATTAAGCATAAAAAATGGAATAGATGGCACACAAATTGTTGCTGGATGGCCATCATGGCTGACTGCTGTGGCTGGAGAAGCTATCAAAGGATGGATTCCTCGAAAAGCAGACTCATTCGAGAAGTTGGATAAG ATTGGTCAAGGAACTTACAGCAGTGTGTACAGAGCTCGTGACCTTGAAACTGAGAAAATTGTTGCACTGAAAAAAGTGCGATTTGTCAATATGGATCCAGATAGTGTACGTTTCATGGCTAGGGAAATCCTTATTCTTCGTAGGCTTGACCATCCAAATATCATGAAGCTTGAAGGTCTAGTCACTTCCAGGGTTTCAGGAAATTTATACCTTGTATTTGAATACATGGAGCATGATCTTACTGGACTATTGGCTTCACCGACTGTTAAATTTACAGAACCACAG ATCAAATGCTACATGCAGCAGCTGCTTCGTGGACTTGAACACTGTCATAGCCGTGGAGTCTTGCACCGTGATATTAAAGgttcaaatcttttgattgaCAACAATGGGGTTCTAAAGATTGGTGATTTTGGACTGGCAACTTTTTTCCGAGCAAATCAAAAGCAGCCTTTAACTAGTCGAGTTGTTACCCTATGGTATCGACCGCCTGAGCTTTTGCTTGGTGCTACAAATTATGGAGTTTCTGTAGATTTATGGAGTTCTGGTTGTATTCTTGCCGAATTGTTTTCAGGAAAATCGATTATGACTGGTAGGACAGAG GTTGAACAACTGCACAAAATCTTTAAACTTTGTGGTTCACCGTCAGAAGAATACTGGAAAACATCGAAATTACCACACGTGACAATATTCAAACCTCAACATCCTTATAAACGATGTGTGAATGAGACATTCAAGGACTTTCCTCCTTCTGCTTTAGCACTTGTGGAATCTCTCCTTGCTTTTGAACCAGAGTGTCGAGGATCTACGACTTCAGCTCTTCAAAGTGAG TTTTTCACAACAAAGCCTCTACCTTGTGATCCATCATCCTTGCCCAAATACCCACCTTGCAAAGAATTTGATGCCAAAATGCGAGATGAAGCAAGAAG AAAGGGAGGTGGACTTGAATCTTCTCGAAAGACCTCTAAAGAATCCAAAGCAATCCCACCAAACGACCCTAATGCTGAAATGCAAGCATCTGTCCAG GCTCGGAAAGGGCAGTCGAATCCAAAGAGCACCAGTGACAAGTACGATTCTGAGGATAGTGTTTCTGGCTTCCGAATTGAACCTTCCAGAGGATCCTCGAATCGTGGTCATGCCACGCAAAGGGGAACATCAGTAAATTTGTTGGAGTCTTGTAAACCCCAAGATACAGCTGCACGGTTGTCTAGATTCTCAAATTCGGTGGCAGCTCGTGGCAATTCACAACTTGATTTTAGCAGAGACTCCAGTGCCCATTCCCATTGGCCAGAACATCGCTTGAATACCAGATATGAACGTATAAATGATGCTGAGTCATCGCACCATTTACACGAAAGACCATATTTATCCAACAAGAACAATGGAGCGATGCCTCGGAAGGAGATTTCAACG AGTTACGCTCTAAAGAAGACGCGGATGCACTATTCAGGACCATTGTTGCTTCCTGGTGGAAGTGTGGAGGATATGCTCAAAGAGCATGAAAGACAGATTCAACATGCTGTAAGGAAAGCTCGTATGGACAAGAACAAGACCAAAGGCAATGGCGACTATGAACAAACAGATTCACTCCTAGAATACGTCAATAACGGCCGTTGA
- the LOC142531598 gene encoding putative serine/threonine-protein kinase At1g09600 isoform X1: MLRVLKKSKIGFHFWNLKFPVKKNRGLKLLCRMGCICSKGSTDDDDNKVKNERELKKTSKKLVSSSSRNEEVVLEIDNGGNDATARLISGEHAVRSAGSTPSAWDEGNKKPMVFEKPEMAKIQRRATMEVGTRGGQPQMCRVLSIKNGIDGTQIVAGWPSWLTAVAGEAIKGWIPRKADSFEKLDKIGQGTYSSVYRARDLETEKIVALKKVRFVNMDPDSVRFMAREILILRRLDHPNIMKLEGLVTSRVSGNLYLVFEYMEHDLTGLLASPTVKFTEPQIKCYMQQLLRGLEHCHSRGVLHRDIKGSNLLIDNNGVLKIGDFGLATFFRANQKQPLTSRVVTLWYRPPELLLGATNYGVSVDLWSSGCILAELFSGKSIMTGRTEVEQLHKIFKLCGSPSEEYWKTSKLPHVTIFKPQHPYKRCVNETFKDFPPSALALVESLLAFEPECRGSTTSALQSEFFTTKPLPCDPSSLPKYPPCKEFDAKMRDEARRLKAACRKGGGLESSRKTSKESKAIPPNDPNAEMQASVQARKGQSNPKSTSDKYDSEDSVSGFRIEPSRGSSNRGHATQRGTSVNLLESCKPQDTAARLSRFSNSVAARGNSQLDFSRDSSAHSHWPEHRLNTRYERINDAESSHHLHERPYLSNKNNGAMPRKEISTSYALKKTRMHYSGPLLLPGGSVEDMLKEHERQIQHAVRKARMDKNKTKGNGDYEQTDSLLEYVNNGR, encoded by the exons ATGCTGCGGGTACTCAAGAAAAGCAAAATAGGTTTTCATTTTTGGAACCTCAAGTTTCCTGTTAAGAAAAACAGGGGACTTAAACTATTGTGTAGAATGGGTTGCATTTGCTCTAAAGGCAGTACAGATGATGATGATAACAAGGTTAAGAATGAGAGAGAGTTgaaaaaaacttcaaaaaaattaGTATCTTCTTCATCAAGGAATGAGGAGGTTGTGTTGGAGATTGATAATGGAGGCAATGATGCAACCGCAAGGCTTATATCAGGAGAGCATGCTGTGAGAAGTGCCGGCTCCACCCCATCTGCGTGGGACGAGGGGAATAAGAAGCCTATGGTTTTTGAGAAACCTGAAATGGCCAAAATACAAAGACGGGCAACTATGGAGGTGGGAACACGAGGGGGGCAGCCTCAAATGTGCAGGGTATTAAGCATAAAAAATGGAATAGATGGCACACAAATTGTTGCTGGATGGCCATCATGGCTGACTGCTGTGGCTGGAGAAGCTATCAAAGGATGGATTCCTCGAAAAGCAGACTCATTCGAGAAGTTGGATAAG ATTGGTCAAGGAACTTACAGCAGTGTGTACAGAGCTCGTGACCTTGAAACTGAGAAAATTGTTGCACTGAAAAAAGTGCGATTTGTCAATATGGATCCAGATAGTGTACGTTTCATGGCTAGGGAAATCCTTATTCTTCGTAGGCTTGACCATCCAAATATCATGAAGCTTGAAGGTCTAGTCACTTCCAGGGTTTCAGGAAATTTATACCTTGTATTTGAATACATGGAGCATGATCTTACTGGACTATTGGCTTCACCGACTGTTAAATTTACAGAACCACAG ATCAAATGCTACATGCAGCAGCTGCTTCGTGGACTTGAACACTGTCATAGCCGTGGAGTCTTGCACCGTGATATTAAAGgttcaaatcttttgattgaCAACAATGGGGTTCTAAAGATTGGTGATTTTGGACTGGCAACTTTTTTCCGAGCAAATCAAAAGCAGCCTTTAACTAGTCGAGTTGTTACCCTATGGTATCGACCGCCTGAGCTTTTGCTTGGTGCTACAAATTATGGAGTTTCTGTAGATTTATGGAGTTCTGGTTGTATTCTTGCCGAATTGTTTTCAGGAAAATCGATTATGACTGGTAGGACAGAG GTTGAACAACTGCACAAAATCTTTAAACTTTGTGGTTCACCGTCAGAAGAATACTGGAAAACATCGAAATTACCACACGTGACAATATTCAAACCTCAACATCCTTATAAACGATGTGTGAATGAGACATTCAAGGACTTTCCTCCTTCTGCTTTAGCACTTGTGGAATCTCTCCTTGCTTTTGAACCAGAGTGTCGAGGATCTACGACTTCAGCTCTTCAAAGTGAG TTTTTCACAACAAAGCCTCTACCTTGTGATCCATCATCCTTGCCCAAATACCCACCTTGCAAAGAATTTGATGCCAAAATGCGAGATGAAGCAAGAAG ACTAAAGGCTGCCTGCAGAAAGGGAGGTGGACTTGAATCTTCTCGAAAGACCTCTAAAGAATCCAAAGCAATCCCACCAAACGACCCTAATGCTGAAATGCAAGCATCTGTCCAG GCTCGGAAAGGGCAGTCGAATCCAAAGAGCACCAGTGACAAGTACGATTCTGAGGATAGTGTTTCTGGCTTCCGAATTGAACCTTCCAGAGGATCCTCGAATCGTGGTCATGCCACGCAAAGGGGAACATCAGTAAATTTGTTGGAGTCTTGTAAACCCCAAGATACAGCTGCACGGTTGTCTAGATTCTCAAATTCGGTGGCAGCTCGTGGCAATTCACAACTTGATTTTAGCAGAGACTCCAGTGCCCATTCCCATTGGCCAGAACATCGCTTGAATACCAGATATGAACGTATAAATGATGCTGAGTCATCGCACCATTTACACGAAAGACCATATTTATCCAACAAGAACAATGGAGCGATGCCTCGGAAGGAGATTTCAACG AGTTACGCTCTAAAGAAGACGCGGATGCACTATTCAGGACCATTGTTGCTTCCTGGTGGAAGTGTGGAGGATATGCTCAAAGAGCATGAAAGACAGATTCAACATGCTGTAAGGAAAGCTCGTATGGACAAGAACAAGACCAAAGGCAATGGCGACTATGAACAAACAGATTCACTCCTAGAATACGTCAATAACGGCCGTTGA